From a region of the Streptacidiphilus albus JL83 genome:
- a CDS encoding phospholipase D-like domain-containing protein — MIARSAGRAGIAALVCAAAVVATAGAAPASAARASGSHQVGVSYKAFAFSRTTGTNEPVIDKFIASAHRSLDMTMYELDDTTAIKELIALHDRGVAVRVILDNRNESYNAPAFAQLQAAGVGVVYSNPTYYFTHQKTITVDGAVSLIMTGNLTSEYYTTSRDYGVFDNDHRDVAAIETVFNADFTHTAVTPGDGDNLLWSPTDSRARILTVINGAKRTLDVEELEFSDSAVVDAITAAAKRGVKVRIVLENPSYYTWEIAQVEAAGATVTTYSSQTGLYIHAKAVVADAGTHAERVEVGSINITENSLDNNRELGIILTDHSSVNLIESYFKSDFAGGAPAA, encoded by the coding sequence ATGATAGCCAGGTCTGCCGGTCGTGCCGGAATCGCCGCGCTCGTCTGCGCCGCTGCGGTGGTCGCGACCGCCGGCGCCGCACCGGCGAGCGCCGCCCGGGCGTCCGGCTCGCACCAGGTCGGTGTCAGCTACAAGGCGTTCGCCTTCTCGCGCACCACGGGGACCAACGAGCCGGTCATCGACAAGTTCATCGCCTCGGCGCACCGGTCGCTCGACATGACGATGTACGAGCTCGACGACACCACCGCGATCAAGGAGCTGATCGCGCTGCACGACCGCGGCGTGGCGGTGCGGGTGATCCTGGACAACCGCAACGAGTCCTACAACGCCCCCGCCTTCGCCCAGCTGCAGGCGGCCGGTGTCGGCGTCGTCTACTCCAACCCCACGTACTACTTCACCCACCAGAAGACGATCACCGTCGACGGCGCGGTGTCGCTGATCATGACCGGCAACCTGACCTCCGAGTACTACACCACCAGCCGCGACTACGGGGTGTTCGACAACGACCACCGGGACGTGGCCGCGATCGAGACGGTGTTCAACGCCGACTTCACCCACACCGCGGTGACGCCCGGCGACGGCGACAACCTGCTGTGGTCGCCGACCGACTCCCGGGCCCGGATCCTCACCGTGATCAACGGCGCCAAGCGGACGCTGGACGTCGAGGAGCTGGAGTTCAGCGACTCGGCCGTGGTCGACGCGATCACCGCCGCCGCCAAGCGCGGGGTGAAGGTCCGGATCGTGCTGGAGAACCCCTCGTACTACACCTGGGAGATCGCCCAGGTCGAGGCGGCCGGCGCCACGGTCACCACCTACTCCTCGCAGACCGGCCTCTACATCCACGCCAAGGCCGTCGTCGCCGACGCCGGCACCCATGCGGAGCGGGTCGAGGTCGGCTCGATCAACATCACCGAGAACTCGCTGGACAACAACCGCGAGCTCGGGATCATCCTCACCGACCACTCCTCGGTGAACCTGATCGAGTCCTACTTCAAGAGCGACTTCGCGGGCGGCGCCCCGGCCGCCTGA
- the pstC gene encoding phosphate ABC transporter permease subunit PstC, with amino-acid sequence MADTTPTEAFGLPLLPGAPDPGDPSAPGSEEGLQDDVRRVIVARLSGADRAFRALLRSGGIAVFVITGMIGLFLVIRAWSAYRKAGWSFFSTGTWLVGENHFGIASILPNGILIALIALVIAVPCAIVTALFISEYAPALIERKLIAVIDLMAAIPSIVYALWGVFFFQPRALGFARWLADHVGPVFPPFRIVGHEMVIVFSSSPFVAGLVVSLMVIPIIASLCREVFSQAPQGEREAAYALGASRWAMIRAVVLPYGRGGTIGAVMLGFGRAMGETIAVSLIISPVWTFNWHVLQTGGMSIPALIALRYTESTPQMLSALMAAGLVLFAFTLAVNSAAGVIITRTRSGAQTAD; translated from the coding sequence ATGGCTGACACCACGCCGACCGAGGCGTTCGGGCTGCCGCTGCTGCCCGGCGCCCCGGACCCCGGCGACCCATCGGCGCCGGGGTCCGAGGAAGGGCTGCAGGACGACGTGCGGCGGGTCATCGTGGCCCGGCTCAGCGGCGCGGACCGGGCCTTCCGGGCGCTGCTGCGCAGCGGCGGGATCGCGGTCTTCGTGATCACCGGCATGATCGGGCTGTTCCTCGTCATCCGGGCCTGGAGCGCCTACCGGAAGGCCGGTTGGAGCTTCTTCAGCACCGGTACCTGGCTGGTGGGCGAGAACCACTTCGGCATCGCCTCGATCCTGCCGAACGGCATCCTGATCGCGCTGATCGCCCTGGTGATAGCCGTGCCCTGTGCGATCGTCACGGCCCTGTTCATCTCGGAGTACGCCCCGGCCCTGATCGAGCGCAAGCTGATCGCGGTGATCGACCTGATGGCCGCGATCCCCAGCATCGTCTACGCGCTCTGGGGCGTCTTCTTCTTCCAGCCCAGGGCCCTCGGCTTCGCCCGCTGGCTGGCCGACCACGTCGGACCGGTCTTCCCCCCGTTCCGGATCGTCGGCCACGAGATGGTGATCGTCTTCTCCTCCTCGCCCTTCGTCGCGGGACTGGTCGTCTCGCTGATGGTCATTCCGATCATCGCCTCCCTCTGCCGCGAGGTGTTCTCGCAGGCGCCGCAGGGCGAGCGCGAGGCCGCCTACGCGCTCGGCGCCAGCCGCTGGGCGATGATCCGCGCCGTCGTGCTGCCCTACGGTCGCGGCGGCACGATCGGCGCGGTGATGCTCGGATTCGGGCGGGCGATGGGGGAGACGATCGCCGTCTCGCTGATCATCTCCCCGGTCTGGACCTTCAACTGGCACGTGCTGCAGACCGGCGGGATGTCGATCCCCGCCCTGATCGCGCTGCGCTACACCGAGTCCACGCCGCAGATGCTCTCCGCGCTGATGGCCGCCGGGCTCGTGCTCTTCGCCTTCACCCTGGCCGTCAACTCGGCGGCCGGCGTGATCATCACCCGCACGCGCTCCGGCGCCCAGACGGCCGACTAG
- the pstA gene encoding phosphate ABC transporter permease PstA — translation MAKSSITEPSVETTLQLPPVAAEPEAGAEAGAEPEQRIRRRAVSLDGVCALLGSAAAALGLTWVVYERILPTTGALGFWLTVFLVFLAFYAGVTALVWGRRAVADRMAGALMFAVGMLIVFVVADQIAYTGYEGHSALGHLTFFTQDSLNATGLTHLDQGGILNALVGSLEQMGIATAIAVPLGILAALFLVEIGGPMARPVRSLVEAMTSLPEIIAGLFIFALFILTFGLRQSGFAAALALTIMMIPFVARSSEVMLRLVPGTLREASYALGASQWRTVLGVVLPTARSGLTTAVVLGMARAIGETAPVLLTSGYTDYVNANPFSGWQTSLPLYIYETVREPADVQRVRAFGAAVVLITLVLVLFAIARLLGGRRPGELSRRQRRRADRERLAYRRTILGLPSYAGRSAADHHSGRRAADPEGGDQ, via the coding sequence ATGGCGAAGAGTTCGATCACGGAACCGAGCGTGGAGACCACGCTGCAGCTGCCGCCGGTCGCCGCCGAGCCCGAGGCGGGGGCGGAGGCGGGGGCGGAGCCCGAGCAGCGCATCCGGCGGCGCGCCGTCTCCCTCGACGGGGTCTGCGCGCTGCTCGGTTCGGCAGCCGCCGCCCTCGGCCTGACCTGGGTGGTCTACGAGCGGATCCTGCCGACCACCGGCGCCCTCGGCTTCTGGCTCACCGTGTTCCTGGTGTTCCTGGCGTTCTACGCCGGGGTGACGGCGCTGGTGTGGGGCCGCCGGGCGGTGGCCGACCGGATGGCCGGCGCGCTGATGTTCGCCGTCGGCATGCTGATCGTGTTCGTGGTGGCGGACCAGATCGCCTACACGGGGTACGAGGGCCATTCCGCGCTCGGGCACCTGACCTTCTTCACCCAGGACTCGCTGAACGCGACCGGGCTCACCCACCTCGACCAGGGCGGCATCCTCAACGCCCTGGTCGGCTCGCTGGAGCAGATGGGCATCGCGACCGCCATCGCCGTTCCGCTCGGCATCCTGGCCGCGCTCTTCCTGGTGGAGATCGGCGGCCCGATGGCCCGCCCGGTGCGCTCGCTGGTCGAGGCGATGACCTCGCTTCCCGAGATCATCGCCGGTCTCTTCATCTTCGCGCTGTTCATCCTCACCTTCGGGCTGCGGCAGAGCGGTTTCGCGGCGGCGCTCGCGCTCACCATCATGATGATTCCCTTCGTCGCCCGCTCCTCCGAGGTGATGCTCCGGCTCGTGCCCGGCACGCTGCGCGAGGCCTCGTACGCGCTCGGCGCGAGCCAGTGGCGCACCGTCCTCGGCGTGGTGCTGCCGACCGCCCGTTCCGGGCTGACCACGGCGGTCGTGCTGGGCATGGCGCGGGCGATCGGTGAGACCGCGCCGGTCCTGCTCACCTCCGGCTACACCGACTACGTCAACGCCAACCCGTTCTCCGGCTGGCAGACCAGCCTGCCGCTCTACATCTACGAGACCGTGCGCGAGCCGGCCGACGTCCAGCGGGTCCGGGCCTTCGGCGCCGCGGTCGTGCTGATCACGCTGGTCCTCGTGCTGTTCGCGATCGCGCGGCTGCTCGGCGGCCGGCGGCCGGGGGAGCTGAGCCGGCGTCAGCGCCGACGGGCCGACCGGGAACGGCTCGCGTACCGCAGGACGATCCTCGGCCTCCCCTCCTACGCCGGCCGCAGCGCCGCCGACCACCACTCCGGCCGCCGCGCCGCCGATCCGGAAGGAGGAGACCAATGA